A region from the Thermoplasmatales archaeon genome encodes:
- a CDS encoding H+ Antiporter protein — protein MEVQESSHSGVKINRPVRTYYARMAELKFNFFFTISYYFLVVYVVSGMRSGALIFGAILAAYAVGYAIGSPLVGRTKWALKYAGRSWVIIYGAVKGVLFLFMGILPNPYLAIILCFVLGLSTGFAGNVWLTSAQNIVPVKLRGRYFAVDGIFSFIGGPPAVAVGGVLVLLIGIIPVYELSGIIMLISALGFTLSKSLWRLDGTRVAE, from the coding sequence ATGGAAGTACAAGAATCTTCGCATTCCGGAGTGAAAATTAACCGACCTGTGAGAACATATTATGCAAGAATGGCAGAGTTAAAGTTTAATTTCTTTTTCACTATCTCCTATTATTTCCTCGTCGTCTACGTTGTATCTGGAATGCGGTCAGGGGCACTCATTTTTGGCGCAATACTAGCTGCCTATGCCGTCGGTTATGCCATCGGCTCTCCGCTTGTTGGGCGAACGAAATGGGCCCTTAAGTATGCCGGGAGATCATGGGTAATTATTTACGGTGCGGTTAAAGGGGTTTTGTTCCTATTTATGGGCATTCTGCCAAATCCGTATCTTGCCATCATTTTATGCTTTGTTTTAGGTCTATCCACTGGCTTTGCAGGAAATGTATGGCTTACTTCTGCACAGAATATTGTTCCGGTAAAATTGCGAGGCCGTTACTTTGCAGTGGATGGTATTTTTAGTTTTATTGGAGGTCCGCCGGCTGTTGCTGTTGGGGGTGTATTGGTATTGTTAATAGGCATTATACCGGTTTATGAGTTATCCGGAATCATAATGCTAATTTCAGCATTGGGATTCACGCTATCAAAGTCCCTTTGGAGACTTGACGGAACACGAGTTGCCGAATAG
- a CDS encoding putative DNA-binding transcriptional regulator, giving the protein MNQDYLKAFVDLARSRNMRKTAANLGITEATVSYRLKQLEKMIGHTLFSRESKKLEITQFGKEFYPDAIQVVSILDKYSANHTLNIASKVIKVSSGEIAAIYVLPGLIKSFKDKNRDITVDMEIGSSYEIVQELVDANSDVGFVVSINFPEFHSILSKMSVTELTSIDLIFIAPRDCKFLDRKIVAPKDIVGMPYISRYANSGVQSQVEQILAKAGITENDLNIVFRLENSSSVISAVSEGLGVSIVAMVQAEKHIKNGSIGWLPLDTDLKTSLYLVDRWNGTNDTVNRLVAFTKFYMDNYINKKEVIN; this is encoded by the coding sequence GTGAACCAGGACTATCTGAAAGCATTTGTTGATCTTGCAAGATCGCGTAATATGCGGAAAACAGCTGCAAACTTGGGGATCACAGAAGCCACTGTGAGCTACAGGTTAAAGCAGCTCGAAAAAATGATCGGACATACCCTCTTTTCTCGCGAGTCAAAAAAATTGGAGATCACACAGTTTGGCAAGGAATTCTACCCTGATGCCATACAAGTAGTTTCCATACTGGACAAGTACTCGGCCAACCACACCCTTAACATAGCTTCAAAGGTAATCAAGGTTTCGTCAGGTGAGATAGCTGCCATATATGTGCTTCCAGGACTTATCAAGAGTTTCAAGGATAAGAACAGGGATATTACAGTAGACATGGAGATCGGAAGTTCCTACGAAATTGTCCAGGAACTTGTAGATGCAAACTCAGATGTTGGTTTTGTCGTTAGCATCAACTTTCCAGAATTCCACTCTATCTTATCAAAAATGAGTGTTACCGAGCTTACTAGCATAGACCTTATATTCATTGCGCCAAGGGACTGTAAGTTCCTTGACAGGAAGATTGTTGCTCCAAAGGACATTGTTGGTATGCCATACATATCACGGTATGCCAATTCGGGGGTTCAGTCTCAGGTAGAGCAGATTCTCGCAAAGGCAGGGATAACGGAGAACGATCTGAACATTGTATTCAGGTTGGAAAATTCCTCGTCGGTAATTAGTGCGGTCTCTGAAGGGCTTGGGGTCTCAATAGTGGCCATGGTTCAGGCCGAGAAACACATAAAGAATGGATCCATAGGCTGGCTCCCTCTCGATACGGATCTTAAAACCAGTCTCTATCTGGTGGACAGATGGAATGGAACAAACGACACAGTTAACAGGCTGGTCGCATTCACAAAATTCTATATGGATAACTATATAAATAAAAAAGAAGTGATAAACTGA
- the aksF gene encoding Homoisocitrate dehydrogenase, which translates to MDVLNFLHEMIFSDVKIDFREVEVGWKGFKSQGSSLPEESVRSMEACDGLILGPLDVGKYPAEDPGGPSPSGHIRKHFDLFANIRPTVSYGINSSYPDGDVDLVIVRENTEGFYADRNMFMGSGEFMPTQDVAMALRVVTRKGSERIIREAFRIASSRRRHVTAVHKGNVLKISDGMFLQVFDKISKEFPNINSDNKIVDAMAFDILRSPQKYDVIVTTNMFGDILSDEAAGIAGSLGLAPSLNSGENYAMAQAVHGSAPDIAGKGISNPIAEILSCGMLLEWLGQRNRDSKLIKMSELISVATRKMIKRRENLTPDLGGNGNTESVTRGIISNIEGVHK; encoded by the coding sequence ATGGATGTGCTGAATTTTCTGCATGAAATGATATTCAGCGATGTAAAAATTGATTTCAGGGAGGTTGAGGTGGGATGGAAGGGCTTTAAGTCACAGGGGTCGAGCCTCCCGGAGGAATCCGTACGCTCAATGGAGGCATGCGACGGTCTCATACTTGGCCCCCTCGATGTTGGCAAATATCCTGCAGAGGACCCGGGTGGACCAAGCCCATCGGGACATATAAGGAAGCATTTTGATCTCTTTGCCAACATCAGACCGACAGTATCTTATGGAATTAACAGCAGTTATCCTGACGGAGATGTTGATCTCGTAATTGTCAGGGAGAACACTGAAGGCTTTTACGCAGATAGAAATATGTTCATGGGAAGTGGTGAATTTATGCCCACTCAGGACGTTGCTATGGCACTAAGAGTTGTCACAAGAAAAGGATCCGAGCGAATAATAAGAGAGGCTTTCAGGATTGCATCCAGCCGCCGGAGGCACGTAACCGCTGTACATAAGGGGAATGTACTTAAGATCTCAGATGGTATGTTCCTTCAGGTATTCGACAAAATATCCAAGGAATTCCCCAACATAAATAGTGATAACAAAATCGTGGATGCCATGGCTTTTGACATTCTCAGGAGCCCACAGAAATATGACGTTATAGTGACAACGAATATGTTCGGCGATATATTGAGTGATGAGGCCGCAGGAATTGCAGGGAGTCTCGGATTGGCGCCTTCCTTGAATTCTGGGGAAAATTATGCCATGGCTCAGGCAGTCCATGGTTCCGCACCAGACATTGCTGGAAAGGGCATATCGAATCCCATAGCTGAAATTCTTTCTTGCGGAATGCTTCTTGAGTGGCTCGGACAGCGAAACAGGGATTCAAAGCTAATTAAGATGTCAGAATTGATCAGCGTAGCAACCAGAAAAATGATAAAGAGGAGAGAAAATCTCACACCGGATCTTGGTGGTAATGGTAATACAGAATCCGTAACAAGAGGTATAATCAGCAATATTGAAGGTGTGCATAAATGA
- a CDS encoding galactonate dehydratase has protein sequence MMKIQSFPGRVKYMQELKITRVEVLNLVVPITDLTTPPESLPYYQELKTIVFGSYKSVIVKITGENGLTGIGECMTRLAPEALKSIILDVLAPIIAGKNAYDYEFLWEEMYATMKQRGHYKGYMIEAISGVDMAIWDLMGKTLKLPIYSLLGGKFRNEIQCYASSIRFKKPKEVVQEVKKIIDEGFTQVKLKIGRGIEEDALAVKLLRQEYGDALTIMVDANSGYTVNSALKLGRIFEKYDVFWFEEPIPPDNMPGYHELTQKLDIPIAAGESEFTKYGFRDLITSGNIDIIQPNVGRAGGFTEVRNILSMARAYGIPYAPHTGSSSGVTMTAELHLAAYAQNFLTYEYMRTAWSHEQSNPLKSDLLKTNLDSQSGGMIKVPKTEGLGIELNEATVKKYLVL, from the coding sequence ATGATGAAAATACAGTCTTTCCCCGGAAGAGTGAAATATATGCAGGAGTTGAAAATTACAAGGGTTGAGGTTTTAAACCTCGTAGTACCAATAACGGATCTTACAACGCCACCTGAGAGTCTGCCTTATTATCAGGAACTCAAGACCATAGTTTTTGGATCCTATAAGAGTGTGATCGTAAAGATAACAGGCGAGAATGGTCTTACCGGGATCGGGGAGTGCATGACAAGGCTTGCTCCAGAGGCACTCAAAAGCATCATTCTTGACGTCCTGGCTCCCATAATTGCGGGAAAGAATGCATATGATTATGAATTTCTGTGGGAAGAGATGTATGCCACCATGAAGCAGCGTGGGCATTATAAAGGATACATGATTGAAGCAATCAGCGGTGTAGATATGGCCATATGGGATCTTATGGGCAAGACGTTAAAGCTTCCCATTTACAGCCTGCTGGGAGGGAAATTCCGGAACGAAATACAGTGCTATGCCTCATCAATACGTTTCAAGAAGCCGAAGGAAGTTGTGCAGGAAGTGAAGAAGATCATAGACGAGGGGTTCACTCAGGTTAAACTGAAGATAGGAAGAGGGATTGAAGAGGATGCCCTTGCAGTGAAACTCTTGAGGCAGGAGTATGGTGACGCCCTGACAATTATGGTGGATGCAAACTCTGGCTATACAGTGAATTCGGCCCTTAAACTTGGCAGGATATTCGAGAAATATGACGTGTTCTGGTTCGAGGAGCCCATACCGCCTGACAACATGCCAGGCTACCATGAACTTACCCAGAAGCTCGACATTCCAATAGCAGCTGGTGAATCAGAGTTCACAAAGTATGGTTTCAGAGACCTCATAACTTCCGGAAATATTGACATCATTCAGCCGAATGTAGGGCGTGCCGGTGGATTTACTGAGGTCAGGAATATACTTTCAATGGCAAGGGCTTATGGTATTCCGTACGCACCTCACACAGGTAGCTCCTCAGGAGTAACAATGACAGCAGAGCTACATCTGGCAGCCTACGCGCAGAATTTCCTAACGTATGAGTACATGAGGACTGCATGGTCGCATGAGCAGTCTAATCCTCTCAAGAGTGATTTGCTGAAGACTAATCTCGATTCACAGTCTGGCGGTATGATCAAGGTTCCAAAAACGGAAGGATTAGGCATAGAACTCAATGAAGCGACAGTGAAGAAGTACTTGGTTCTGTAG
- a CDS encoding arylformamidase — protein sequence MKYKWFDLSHTYEEGMPEATGHAAMKSESVNNRNTGSRITNITFNSHCGTHIDAPYHYVDNGRTIDTFPPDFFSGTAAVLDLPRDDFQPVTRDDILKNLDLVSAADFVFIRTGWEEKWNREEYVWKYPYISPEAAEYLASSRIRILGTDTISPDPSLKSGLRKGSPAHLALLPRNILIIENLAGLKPLAGKLVETFCFPLKFTGGDGSPVRVVARIPT from the coding sequence ATGAAATATAAATGGTTTGATCTGAGTCATACATATGAAGAGGGAATGCCGGAGGCTACGGGACACGCCGCAATGAAGAGTGAAAGCGTGAATAACAGGAATACGGGTTCAAGAATAACAAATATAACTTTCAATTCGCACTGCGGCACACACATTGACGCCCCTTATCACTATGTTGATAACGGAAGGACAATAGACACCTTCCCGCCGGATTTCTTCTCTGGAACGGCTGCAGTACTGGATCTTCCCAGAGATGATTTCCAACCAGTAACACGTGATGATATCCTGAAAAACCTCGACCTTGTTTCTGCTGCAGATTTTGTTTTCATTAGAACAGGTTGGGAGGAAAAGTGGAACCGTGAGGAATATGTATGGAAATATCCCTACATCTCCCCAGAAGCTGCAGAATATCTTGCAAGTTCAAGGATCAGAATATTGGGAACTGATACAATATCCCCTGATCCATCGCTGAAGAGCGGGCTCAGGAAAGGATCTCCGGCCCACCTTGCTCTCCTGCCCCGGAACATCCTCATCATTGAGAACCTTGCAGGATTGAAACCACTTGCTGGTAAGCTTGTGGAGACCTTCTGTTTCCCACTAAAATTCACGGGAGGAGATGGATCACCCGTTAGGGTGGTTGCTAGGATTCCCACGTAA
- a CDS encoding D-xylose transporter XylE, protein MTDSVDRNGGRVGNIPARLERLPIGRYHWTLVILVAFIYMYESLDLGITGTVSTVLGQFPGHTALLIAFFGVAVTVGIVIGMAFSGRLADRYGKRRIVLYGLLVLLGMSGIIAIIPANFPLLIALRVIQGIGAGAVYAFPYSYLAEFIPKSRRGYFIGFIDLFFVFGYFLAPLISLYAIPFLPASLSWRVVFAIGFVPIVLYPLYYKYIPESPRWLERNGHYEKANRIVSGIEDKIRKQYGKDLPAPVITEDLVEVEGTKPGIRDLFQKKYLRYSIPLWIYTSAMLSGFYISTIYAPTIFEAFGFTAFYALLFTMIMNGLMLFPKMGVMFTADRVGRKKLGILLMSLAGVFAILLYAVHSSLLLVVILVFAVFWAVNANSPLWRMFASETYPTTARQTGVYFNEMVSRLWSGVIFTLIIGYDIVSTSLIGSAKIHAIYFSYLLIALISIVGAMSVYLLKETANKQLEKIEYEIEQGK, encoded by the coding sequence ATGACTGATTCGGTTGATAGAAATGGTGGAAGAGTTGGGAACATACCGGCCCGTCTTGAAAGGCTGCCCATTGGCAGATATCACTGGACACTCGTGATCCTGGTTGCATTCATATATATGTATGAATCACTGGACCTCGGCATAACGGGTACAGTAAGCACAGTACTTGGGCAGTTTCCGGGGCATACCGCTCTTCTCATCGCATTCTTCGGCGTTGCTGTGACAGTGGGTATAGTAATTGGAATGGCATTCTCCGGGAGACTCGCGGACAGATATGGAAAGAGGAGAATAGTACTCTACGGACTGCTTGTTCTTCTCGGAATGTCTGGGATAATAGCCATCATTCCTGCTAACTTTCCGCTTCTCATAGCACTGAGGGTCATACAGGGCATTGGAGCAGGCGCAGTTTATGCATTCCCGTATTCATACCTGGCTGAATTCATTCCAAAGAGCCGAAGAGGATACTTCATAGGATTCATCGATCTGTTCTTTGTCTTTGGATATTTCCTTGCCCCTCTGATCTCACTTTATGCAATTCCGTTTCTGCCCGCATCCCTTTCCTGGAGGGTGGTATTCGCAATTGGCTTTGTTCCCATCGTGCTTTATCCTTTATACTACAAGTACATACCTGAATCCCCCAGATGGCTGGAGAGGAATGGACATTATGAGAAAGCAAACCGGATAGTTTCGGGTATCGAAGACAAGATCAGGAAACAGTATGGAAAGGACCTTCCTGCCCCTGTAATCACCGAGGATCTCGTTGAGGTTGAGGGAACAAAGCCTGGAATTAGGGACCTTTTCCAGAAAAAGTACCTCCGCTATTCCATTCCACTGTGGATTTATACATCAGCCATGCTGTCTGGCTTCTATATTTCCACCATATATGCACCCACCATCTTCGAGGCTTTTGGCTTCACGGCTTTCTATGCTCTTCTGTTTACTATGATCATGAATGGCTTAATGCTGTTTCCGAAGATGGGGGTTATGTTCACAGCGGACAGAGTTGGCAGGAAAAAGCTGGGAATATTGCTGATGTCACTGGCAGGCGTATTTGCGATACTACTTTACGCTGTCCACTCCAGCCTTCTGCTGGTTGTTATCCTAGTGTTTGCTGTGTTCTGGGCTGTTAATGCAAATTCGCCTCTCTGGAGAATGTTTGCAAGTGAAACATACCCTACTACCGCAAGGCAGACCGGTGTATATTTCAATGAGATGGTATCAAGACTCTGGTCAGGTGTAATATTCACACTTATCATAGGGTATGACATAGTATCCACATCACTCATTGGATCTGCGAAAATACATGCGATATATTTTTCATATCTGCTCATTGCCCTAATAAGCATAGTTGGGGCGATGTCGGTGTACCTCCTCAAGGAGACTGCCAACAAACAGCTGGAAAAGATAGAGTATGAGATAGAACAGGGAAAGTGA